A part of Citrifermentans bremense genomic DNA contains:
- a CDS encoding TIGR04282 family arsenosugar biosynthesis glycosyltransferase — MKRALAIFAKTPLPGLVKTRLSPPLSLRQGAELYRCMLLDTIARVQALNAETVLFYDGKPDFFLEAVPGVTLIRQHEGGLGTRLEQAFDQLAELGYDSRVVIGSDAPDLPLAYLEEAFAQLEEGSDIVFGPASDGGYYLVAVRGGHGRIFEEIPWSTERVLEVSLKQAQASGLSCALLPSWYDVDSYEDLLRPGLSDPLNGAPLTRSFLAHLRPETLAPTADAV; from the coding sequence ATGAAACGCGCGCTCGCCATTTTCGCCAAAACACCACTCCCGGGTCTGGTCAAGACCCGGCTCTCTCCCCCCCTGTCGCTCCGGCAGGGGGCCGAACTCTACCGCTGCATGCTGCTCGACACCATCGCACGCGTTCAGGCCTTGAACGCCGAGACCGTCCTCTTCTACGATGGAAAACCGGACTTCTTCCTTGAGGCCGTTCCCGGCGTCACGCTGATCCGGCAGCATGAGGGGGGACTGGGAACGAGGCTGGAGCAGGCCTTCGATCAGCTGGCTGAACTGGGATACGACTCCCGCGTGGTCATCGGCTCCGACGCCCCCGACCTGCCGCTTGCTTACCTGGAGGAGGCCTTTGCCCAGCTGGAGGAGGGAAGCGACATTGTATTCGGCCCCGCCTCTGACGGTGGTTATTACCTGGTCGCGGTGCGGGGAGGGCATGGGAGGATCTTCGAGGAGATACCCTGGTCGACTGAGAGGGTGCTTGAGGTAAGCCTGAAGCAGGCTCAGGCGTCGGGGCTTTCCTGTGCGCTGCTTCCCTCCTGGTATGACGTGGACAGCTATGAAGACCTGCTGCGTCCGGGGCTCTCGGACCCGCTCAACGGCGCGCCACTGACAAGAAGCTTCCTCGCCCACCTCCGGCCGGAAACGCTGGCGCCGACGGCCGATGCGGTATAA
- the folE2 gene encoding GTP cyclohydrolase FolE2, giving the protein MIKEYLKKPALSDVQLTRDTRNIPIGKVGVKDISYPIVVMDKNKSFQNTIARINMYVDLPHHFKGTHMSRFVEILNEYREEIALDKLELILSTMKEKLGASNAHLEMEFPYFVEKTAPVSRAKSLMEYTCTFSASLSDRFDFVLGIKVPVTSLCPCSKELSSYGAHNQRSIMTVQVRYSEFIWIEDLIDIIEECGSSPVYSLLKREDEKFVTERAYENPRFVEDMVREATVRLLSMQNVTWFSVEAENFESIHKHSAYAAIERSKES; this is encoded by the coding sequence ATGATCAAAGAATATCTGAAGAAGCCTGCCCTGAGCGACGTGCAACTCACCCGCGACACCAGGAACATCCCGATCGGAAAGGTGGGGGTAAAGGACATCTCCTATCCCATCGTGGTGATGGACAAGAACAAGTCCTTCCAGAACACGATCGCCCGCATCAACATGTACGTGGACCTCCCTCACCACTTCAAGGGGACCCACATGAGCCGGTTCGTGGAGATCCTCAACGAATACCGCGAAGAGATCGCGCTCGACAAACTGGAACTAATCCTCTCCACCATGAAGGAGAAACTGGGGGCGTCCAACGCGCACCTCGAGATGGAGTTCCCATACTTCGTTGAGAAAACCGCACCGGTGTCGAGGGCTAAGAGCCTGATGGAGTACACCTGCACCTTCAGCGCCTCGCTTTCGGACCGCTTCGATTTCGTGCTGGGGATCAAGGTGCCGGTCACCTCCCTTTGCCCCTGCAGCAAGGAACTCTCCAGCTACGGCGCCCACAATCAGCGCTCAATCATGACGGTCCAGGTCCGCTACAGCGAATTCATCTGGATCGAAGACCTCATCGACATCATCGAGGAGTGCGGTTCCTCCCCTGTGTACTCTCTGCTAAAACGCGAAGACGAGAAATTCGTCACCGAGCGCGCTTACGAGAACCCGCGCTTTGTCGAAGACATGGTTCGCGAGGCCACGGTGAGACTGTTAAGTATGCAGAATGTCACTTGGTTTTCCGTTGAGGCCGAAAACTTCGAGTCCATCCATAAGCACTCCGCTTACGCCGCAATCGAGAGAAGCAAAGAGTCATAA
- the queC gene encoding 7-cyano-7-deazaguanine synthase QueC, which yields MQKKAVILYSGGLDSTTCLAIAKEQGFAPYALSFSYGQRHQQELEVAKRNARPMGAVDHLLVEFDLRKMGGSALTSDIEVPKEGVGEEIPVTYVPARNTIFLSFALGWAETLDCFDIFIGVNALDYSGYPDCRPEFIAAYETMANLATKAGVEGRRLKIHTPLISLTKAEIIQKGLSLGVDYSRTHSCYDPAEDGAACGRCDSCRLRLKGFAEAGMTDPVRYQKF from the coding sequence ATGCAGAAAAAGGCGGTAATCCTTTACAGCGGCGGTCTCGATTCGACCACCTGTCTCGCGATAGCCAAGGAACAGGGTTTCGCACCCTACGCCCTCAGCTTCAGCTACGGCCAGCGGCACCAGCAGGAACTGGAGGTGGCGAAGCGCAACGCGCGCCCGATGGGGGCCGTGGATCACCTGCTGGTCGAGTTCGACCTGAGAAAGATGGGGGGGAGCGCCCTCACCTCCGATATCGAGGTTCCGAAGGAAGGGGTCGGTGAGGAGATCCCGGTGACCTACGTCCCGGCGCGCAACACGATCTTTCTTTCCTTCGCGCTGGGGTGGGCGGAGACCCTCGACTGCTTCGACATCTTCATCGGTGTCAACGCGCTCGACTACTCGGGCTACCCCGACTGCAGGCCCGAATTCATCGCGGCCTATGAGACCATGGCGAACCTTGCCACCAAGGCCGGGGTCGAGGGAAGAAGGTTGAAGATCCATACCCCGCTGATCAGCCTGACCAAGGCGGAGATCATCCAGAAGGGGCTCTCATTGGGTGTCGACTACTCCAGGACCCACTCCTGCTACGACCCGGCCGAAGATGGCGCCGCCTGCGGGCGCTGCGATTCCTGCCGCTTGCGGTTGAAGGGGTTTGCCGAAGCGGGGATGACCGACCCGGTGCGGTACCAGAAGTTTTAG